From the genome of Sulfitobacter sp. DSM 110093, one region includes:
- the hemA gene encoding 5-aminolevulinate synthase: MDYNEKLDAAIARLHDEGRYRTFIDIERRNGQFPHAVWTKPDGSQQDITVWCGNDYLGMGQNPVVIEAMEEALRATGAGSGGTRNISGTTVYHKQLEAELADLHGKEAALLFTSAYIANDATLSTLPKLFPGLIIYSDALNHASMIEGVRRNGGAKRIFRHNDVAHLRELMEADDPAAPKLIAFESIYSMDGDFGPIEEICDLAEEFGALTYIDEVHAVGMYGPRGAGVAERDRLMHRLDIINGTLAKAYGVMGGYIAASAKMCDAIRSYAPGFIFTTSLPPAVAAGAAASVAYLKRAPELREKHQQQAKALKLRLKGLGLPIIDHGSHIVPVMVGNPVHTKLLSDMLLEDHGIYVQPINFPTVPRGTERLRFTPSPVHGPKEMDALVRGMDTLWSHCALNRAEAAG; this comes from the coding sequence ATGGACTATAACGAGAAGCTCGACGCGGCGATTGCGCGCCTACATGACGAAGGACGCTACCGGACCTTCATCGACATTGAGCGTCGCAACGGCCAGTTCCCCCATGCGGTCTGGACCAAGCCTGACGGATCGCAGCAAGATATCACCGTTTGGTGCGGCAATGATTACCTTGGCATGGGGCAAAACCCTGTGGTGATCGAGGCAATGGAAGAGGCCCTGCGCGCAACTGGCGCAGGCTCTGGCGGCACGCGCAACATCTCGGGCACGACCGTTTACCACAAGCAGCTTGAGGCTGAACTGGCCGACCTGCACGGCAAGGAAGCCGCGCTGCTGTTCACCTCGGCCTATATTGCCAATGACGCCACGCTTTCCACGCTGCCCAAGCTGTTTCCGGGGCTGATTATCTATTCCGACGCGCTGAACCACGCCTCCATGATCGAAGGGGTGCGCCGCAATGGCGGGGCGAAACGCATTTTCCGCCACAATGACGTGGCCCATCTGCGCGAGTTGATGGAGGCCGATGATCCCGCCGCCCCCAAGTTGATTGCTTTCGAATCAATCTACTCCATGGACGGTGACTTTGGCCCAATCGAAGAGATTTGCGATCTCGCGGAAGAATTCGGCGCGCTTACATATATCGACGAAGTGCACGCGGTGGGCATGTACGGCCCACGCGGGGCAGGGGTGGCAGAGCGTGACCGCCTGATGCACCGGCTCGACATCATCAACGGCACGCTGGCTAAGGCCTACGGCGTGATGGGCGGCTATATCGCGGCCTCTGCCAAGATGTGCGACGCGATCCGCTCATATGCACCGGGGTTTATCTTTACCACCTCGTTGCCGCCTGCGGTGGCGGCTGGCGCAGCGGCTTCGGTTGCCTATCTCAAACGCGCGCCAGAGCTGCGCGAGAAGCATCAGCAGCAAGCTAAAGCACTGAAATTGCGTCTTAAAGGTTTGGGCCTGCCGATCATCGATCACGGCAGCCATATCGTGCCCGTCATGGTGGGCAACCCCGTGCACACCAAGCTGCTGTCGGACATGCTACTCGAAGATCACGGCATCTATGTTCAGCCGATCAACTTCCCGACCGTGCCGCGTGGCACAGAGCGGCTGCGCTTTACCCCGTCGCCCGTGCACGGGCCCAAAGAGATGGACGCCCTGGTTCGTGGAATGGACACGCTCTGGTCTCATTGTGCGCTGAATCGTGCCGAAGCTGCTGGATAA